Proteins encoded together in one Nitrospiria bacterium window:
- the hisB gene encoding imidazoleglycerol-phosphate dehydratase HisB, giving the protein MKTRLAEVQRKTSETQVKIRLDLDGTGQSRIHTTMPFLDHMLTLMAKHGRLDLTVMARGDTEVDFHHTVEDIGIVLGETVAKALRNKEGIKRYGSFSVPMDEAIAHVDLDLSGRPYLIYQVPLPKKKMIRDFDVELIEEFFKAFVVHSGTTLHINVPYGKNPHHVLEAIFKAFGRALDQAVQIDARTRGVPSTKGKL; this is encoded by the coding sequence ATGAAGACGCGCTTGGCCGAGGTTCAGAGGAAGACATCCGAAACCCAGGTGAAAATCCGCTTGGACCTGGACGGCACCGGGCAGAGCCGCATTCATACCACGATGCCGTTTTTGGATCACATGCTGACCCTGATGGCCAAACACGGTCGGCTCGACCTCACGGTCATGGCTCGGGGGGACACGGAGGTCGACTTTCATCATACGGTGGAGGATATCGGAATCGTTTTGGGGGAGACCGTGGCCAAGGCGCTGCGGAACAAGGAGGGCATCAAACGGTATGGTTCCTTTTCCGTGCCGATGGACGAAGCGATCGCCCATGTGGATCTGGACCTTTCCGGCCGGCCGTACCTGATTTATCAGGTCCCCCTGCCGAAAAAGAAAATGATCCGGGATTTCGATGTGGAGCTCATTGAAGAGTTCTTTAAGGCGTTCGTCGTCCACAGCGGAACCACGCTCCATATCAATGTTCCCTACGGGAAGAATCCCCATCACGTACTCGAGGCGATCTTCAAGGCGTTTGGACGGGCGCTGGATCAGGCCGTGCAGATCGATGCGCGGACACGCGGCGTTCCATCCACAAAGGGAAAATTGTAA
- the hisD gene encoding histidinol dehydrogenase: MKLIRLNTQTSTRAWLARLRRTPSSPAGVETTVRTILEAVRRQGDAAVLRYSREFDQIRLTADRLRIRPDRIKEAYRQVAPEAVESLRFAAHRIRSFHERQKLKSWNYEEQQITLGQLVRPLDRVGIYVPGGKASYPSSVLMNAVPAKVAGVPEVVMCTPTHRGEMNPHLLVAADLAGVDEIYTIGGAQAIGAMAYGTKTLARVDKIVGPGNIYVATAKRLVFGLVDIDMIAGPSEIVVIADDTADPRFVAADLLSQAEHDEQAVSILITPSDSLIRKVRTRMREQIKDLPRKKIITQSLRRSGKIFRVRDLAQAVMMANAIAPEHLELAVDQPDRLLPMVKHAGAVFLGHYTTESLGDYVAGPNHVLPTGGTARFSSPLSVDDFVKKTSLLAFSREGLSRVKEAAIRIAEMEGLQAHARAVEVRTQ, from the coding sequence ATGAAGCTGATCCGGCTCAACACACAAACGTCAACCCGGGCGTGGCTGGCCCGACTGCGAAGGACCCCTTCAAGCCCGGCGGGCGTCGAGACGACGGTCCGGACCATTCTTGAAGCGGTCCGACGGCAGGGAGACGCCGCCGTCCTTCGCTATTCGCGCGAATTCGATCAAATCCGTCTTACCGCCGACCGGCTTCGAATTCGTCCGGATCGCATCAAAGAGGCTTACCGTCAGGTCGCGCCCGAGGCCGTGGAGTCGCTCCGCTTCGCCGCCCACCGAATCCGGTCGTTCCACGAACGACAAAAGCTCAAGAGCTGGAATTATGAGGAGCAACAGATCACCCTGGGCCAATTGGTGCGCCCGCTGGATCGGGTCGGGATCTATGTCCCCGGAGGGAAAGCGTCCTATCCCTCTTCCGTCCTGATGAACGCCGTCCCGGCCAAAGTGGCCGGCGTTCCGGAAGTGGTGATGTGCACGCCGACCCATCGGGGGGAGATGAACCCTCATCTGCTCGTCGCGGCCGATCTGGCCGGCGTCGACGAAATTTATACCATCGGCGGCGCGCAGGCGATCGGGGCGATGGCCTACGGGACCAAGACTCTCGCCCGGGTGGACAAGATCGTGGGACCGGGAAACATTTACGTCGCCACGGCCAAACGGCTGGTCTTCGGCCTGGTGGACATCGACATGATCGCCGGTCCCAGCGAGATCGTCGTGATCGCGGATGACACGGCCGACCCCCGATTTGTCGCGGCCGATCTCCTGTCACAGGCCGAACACGACGAGCAAGCCGTCTCGATCCTGATCACCCCCAGCGACTCGCTGATCCGAAAAGTCCGGACGCGGATGCGAGAGCAGATCAAGGATCTGCCGCGGAAGAAGATCATCACCCAATCGCTCCGTCGTTCGGGAAAAATCTTCCGGGTTCGAGACTTGGCCCAGGCGGTCATGATGGCCAACGCGATTGCGCCGGAGCATCTCGAATTGGCCGTGGACCAACCGGATCGCCTGCTCCCGATGGTCAAACATGCCGGGGCCGTCTTCCTCGGTCACTACACCACCGAGTCGCTCGGCGATTATGTCGCGGGTCCAAACCATGTCCTGCCCACCGGGGGAACGGCCCGTTTCTCGTCGCCCCTGTCGGTGGACGATTTTGTGAAAAAGACCAGCCTCCTTGCGTTCAGCCGTGAAGGCCTGTCACGGGTCAAGGAAGCCGCGATTCGGATCGCGGAGATGGAAGGGCTTCAGGCACACGCCCGGGCCGTGGAGGTTCGCACGCAATGA
- the hisG gene encoding ATP phosphoribosyltransferase, translating to MKDTVTVALPKGRLLNSSIALFKKNGLLPRGLKADSRKLLFEDAPHRIRMVIVRAVDVPTYVEYGAADMGIAGKDVLLEQEPDVYEPLDLRFGACRIVVAGPRRAALTPSWSSGKLKIATKYPKIAERYFNEKGLPVEIIRLSGAIELAPLVGLSEQIVDLITTGTTLRENHLEEQAVIAESTARLIVNRASLKTKTKTITDLIQRLEKTISEAAP from the coding sequence ATGAAAGATACCGTGACCGTCGCATTGCCGAAAGGCCGCCTGCTGAACTCGTCCATCGCCCTCTTCAAGAAAAACGGACTTCTTCCGCGGGGGTTAAAAGCCGACAGCCGTAAACTCCTTTTCGAAGACGCCCCGCATCGGATCCGGATGGTGATCGTGCGCGCGGTGGATGTGCCCACTTACGTCGAGTACGGCGCGGCCGACATGGGCATCGCGGGCAAAGATGTTCTGCTGGAGCAGGAACCCGACGTGTACGAACCGCTCGATCTTCGTTTCGGGGCCTGCCGGATCGTGGTGGCGGGACCCCGCAGGGCGGCCCTGACGCCCAGCTGGTCCTCGGGTAAGCTTAAGATCGCGACGAAATATCCTAAAATTGCGGAGCGGTATTTCAACGAAAAGGGGCTGCCGGTCGAGATCATCCGGCTGTCCGGGGCGATCGAGCTGGCCCCGTTGGTGGGGCTGTCGGAACAGATCGTGGATCTGATCACCACCGGGACGACCCTGCGCGAGAACCACCTCGAGGAACAGGCGGTCATCGCGGAGTCCACCGCCCGGTTGATCGTCAACCGGGCCAGCCTTAAGACAAAAACCAAAACGATCACGGACCTGATCCAACGACTGGAAAAAACGATCTCCGAGGCGGCCCCATGA
- the murA gene encoding UDP-N-acetylglucosamine 1-carboxyvinyltransferase, with protein MDKIRIKGGKRLKGEVKVSGAKNAALPILVSTLLSRAEHRVLNVPKLMDVATIKRLLNHLGTVIEDDGQGGWTIRMPALTRHEAPYELVKTMRASVLVLGPLAARFGEARVSLPGGCAIGARPINLHLMGLEKMGAEIQIEHGYVAVKARRLKGARIYLDLASVTGTENLMMAATLADGVTVIENAAREPEVVDLAHFLIRCGAKIHGAGTDVITVDGVESLDHSCSYRIMPDRIEAGTYLTAAAITRGEIFVRGCGPRYLDAVLQKLREAGVEIGEETDGVRAAATGRIGAVDIKTLPYPGFPTDMQAQMMALMALSDGLSVITETVFENRFTHVAELRRMGADINVQGSNAVIKGTRRLSGAPVMASDLRASASLVLAGLAAEGETEISRVYHLDRGYEQLEQKFSNLGGKITRIT; from the coding sequence ATGGATAAAATCCGGATCAAGGGAGGCAAGCGACTTAAAGGCGAGGTCAAGGTGAGCGGGGCCAAGAACGCCGCATTGCCCATCCTCGTCTCAACCCTGCTCAGCCGGGCCGAACACCGCGTCCTCAATGTTCCGAAGCTGATGGACGTGGCGACGATCAAACGCCTCTTGAACCATCTGGGCACCGTCATCGAAGACGACGGACAGGGCGGATGGACGATCCGGATGCCCGCCCTGACCCGTCATGAAGCGCCTTATGAGCTCGTCAAGACCATGCGTGCCTCCGTCTTGGTCCTGGGCCCGCTGGCCGCGCGCTTCGGGGAAGCCCGAGTTTCGCTTCCGGGAGGTTGCGCGATCGGAGCCCGGCCGATCAACCTCCATTTGATGGGGCTTGAGAAGATGGGGGCCGAGATTCAGATCGAACACGGGTACGTCGCCGTCAAGGCACGGCGTCTCAAAGGAGCGCGCATCTACCTGGACCTGGCCTCGGTCACGGGCACGGAGAATCTGATGATGGCCGCCACGCTGGCGGACGGGGTCACGGTGATCGAGAACGCCGCCCGCGAGCCGGAGGTGGTGGATCTGGCGCATTTCCTGATCCGGTGCGGTGCGAAGATCCACGGCGCCGGCACGGACGTGATCACGGTCGACGGCGTTGAATCGCTGGACCATTCGTGTTCGTACCGCATCATGCCCGACCGCATCGAGGCCGGAACGTACCTGACGGCCGCCGCCATCACCCGGGGAGAAATCTTCGTCCGCGGTTGCGGTCCTCGATACCTGGACGCCGTTTTGCAAAAACTGCGGGAGGCGGGCGTCGAGATTGGCGAGGAAACGGATGGTGTCCGGGCCGCGGCAACGGGGCGGATCGGGGCGGTGGACATCAAGACGCTCCCCTACCCGGGTTTCCCGACGGACATGCAGGCCCAGATGATGGCCTTGATGGCCCTCTCGGACGGTCTGAGCGTGATCACCGAGACGGTGTTCGAGAACCGCTTCACCCACGTGGCCGAACTCCGCCGAATGGGCGCCGACATCAACGTCCAAGGAAGCAATGCCGTCATCAAAGGGACTCGCCGCTTGAGCGGGGCACCGGTGATGGCCTCGGACCTTCGGGCCAGCGCCTCCTTGGTGCTCGCGGGACTGGCTGCGGAAGGCGAGACCGAGATTTCACGCGTGTATCATCTGGACAGGGGCTACGAACAGCTCGAGCAGAAATTTTCAAACCTTGGGGGCAAAATCACCCGGATCACGTAG
- the prmC gene encoding peptide chain release factor N(5)-glutamine methyltransferase, translated as MKMGITTPPTQERQNVLKTATRALTDAGLPEARREAETLLAHVLGRTRLDLYRSDALGLDPDRRSIFEDLIRRRAGREPLQYLLGGQEFWGLEFYVTPDVLIPRPETELLIEIALESIPEPSDASITVADLGTGSGCLAVVLAKLFPWARVLATDLSADALRIARLNAVRHDADGRIEFLEGDLFGPLRTAGPARCIDLLISNPPYVPTGEIPVLQPEVRDHEPRIALDGGPDGLDYYRRILAQGIELLRSGGRMGLEIGIRQADDVRTLAEEAGWRVDEIKKDLQKIDRAVVLTKP; from the coding sequence ATGAAAATGGGCATCACGACACCCCCGACACAAGAACGGCAGAACGTTCTCAAAACGGCGACGCGCGCGCTGACCGACGCCGGCCTCCCGGAGGCCCGCCGGGAAGCCGAGACCTTGCTCGCGCACGTTTTGGGCCGCACGCGCCTGGACCTTTATCGGTCCGACGCGTTAGGGCTCGATCCCGATCGCCGATCGATTTTTGAAGATCTGATCCGACGCCGCGCGGGACGGGAACCGCTTCAGTACCTCCTCGGCGGCCAGGAATTCTGGGGCCTGGAGTTTTACGTAACCCCGGATGTTCTGATTCCGCGACCCGAGACGGAACTGTTGATCGAGATCGCCCTGGAGTCGATCCCGGAACCGTCGGATGCCTCGATCACCGTGGCGGACCTTGGAACCGGGAGCGGCTGTCTGGCCGTCGTCCTGGCCAAACTGTTTCCATGGGCCCGGGTTCTTGCAACCGACCTGTCGGCGGACGCCCTCCGGATCGCCCGTCTTAACGCCGTCCGGCACGACGCCGACGGCCGGATCGAATTCCTGGAAGGGGACCTCTTTGGTCCATTGAGAACCGCGGGACCGGCCCGGTGCATTGATCTTTTGATTTCCAACCCGCCCTATGTCCCGACGGGGGAGATCCCGGTCCTGCAACCGGAGGTCCGGGACCACGAACCGCGGATCGCGCTGGACGGCGGGCCCGACGGCCTGGATTATTATCGACGGATTCTTGCTCAGGGCATTGAGCTGCTTCGCTCCGGCGGACGCATGGGTTTGGAGATCGGAATCCGGCAGGCCGACGACGTTCGGACCCTGGCCGAGGAAGCCGGCTGGCGGGTGGACGAAATCAAAAAAGACCTGCAAAAAATTGACCGGGCGGTCGTTCTGACGAAACCGTGA
- the prfA gene encoding peptide chain release factor 1 yields MNIDPIFIKKLESIEDKFDDLNQALSDPRVLADATQLQRLAKERSDLSEVVDQYQEYKAVLKEVEATEEILRDTGAEAGFRELAEHEYQDLLKRKEALEQKLKAFLLPKDPRDDKNTFLEIRAGTGGDEAALFAAELFRMYTRYAENHRWHVEMVTSSPTGIGGLKEVIVAIEGKGAYRHLKFESGVHRVQRVPVTEAGGRIHTSAVTVAVLPEAEEVDITIDPNDLRIDTFCSSGPGGQGVNTTHSAVRITHIPTGTVVSCQDERSQLKNKNKAMRVLRSRLLEVEKTRQEAETAKARKSQVGTGDRSEKIRTYNFPQNRVTDHRIGLTLHRLNQILEGDLDEIVDTLIAADQSDRLNTVTTS; encoded by the coding sequence ATGAACATCGATCCAATTTTCATTAAAAAGCTCGAGTCGATCGAAGATAAATTCGACGACTTGAATCAGGCCCTGAGCGACCCGCGCGTCCTCGCGGATGCGACGCAGCTCCAGCGCCTCGCGAAGGAGCGGTCGGATCTCTCGGAGGTTGTGGATCAATACCAAGAGTACAAGGCCGTCCTCAAAGAGGTCGAGGCCACGGAAGAGATCCTGCGCGACACCGGGGCGGAGGCCGGGTTTCGGGAACTGGCCGAGCACGAATATCAGGACCTCCTGAAACGCAAGGAAGCGCTGGAACAGAAGCTCAAGGCCTTTCTGTTGCCGAAAGACCCCCGGGACGACAAGAACACCTTCCTGGAAATCCGCGCCGGCACGGGGGGAGACGAAGCCGCCCTCTTCGCGGCCGAACTGTTCCGGATGTACACCCGCTATGCCGAGAATCACCGGTGGCATGTCGAGATGGTCACCTCCAGCCCGACCGGAATCGGCGGTTTGAAAGAGGTCATCGTCGCCATCGAAGGCAAAGGCGCCTACCGGCATCTGAAATTCGAAAGCGGAGTTCATCGGGTTCAACGCGTTCCCGTCACCGAAGCGGGGGGGCGCATTCACACCTCGGCCGTCACCGTCGCGGTGCTTCCGGAAGCGGAAGAGGTGGACATCACGATCGACCCGAACGATCTCCGGATCGACACGTTCTGCTCCTCCGGGCCGGGCGGACAGGGCGTCAACACGACCCATTCGGCCGTCCGGATCACCCACATTCCGACCGGCACGGTCGTCAGTTGTCAGGACGAGCGATCTCAGTTGAAGAACAAAAATAAGGCGATGCGCGTGCTGCGTTCCCGGCTTCTGGAGGTGGAAAAAACACGGCAGGAAGCCGAGACGGCCAAGGCGAGAAAATCGCAGGTCGGTACGGGGGATCGAAGCGAGAAAATACGCACGTACAATTTCCCCCAGAACCGGGTGACCGACCACCGGATCGGATTGACTCTGCACCGGCTCAACCAAATCCTTGAGGGGGATCTGGACGAGATCGTCGACACACTCATTGCGGCCGATCAATCCGACCGGCTCAACACGGTCACGACATCCTGA
- the rpmE gene encoding 50S ribosomal protein L31 produces the protein MKEGIHPAYQTTTITCACGNIINTRSTRSDIHVEICSSCHPFFTGTQKLIDTEGRVERFRKKYKKK, from the coding sequence ATGAAAGAAGGGATTCACCCGGCGTATCAAACGACCACGATCACGTGCGCTTGCGGAAACATCATTAACACCCGTTCAACCCGGAGCGATATCCATGTCGAGATCTGTTCCTCCTGCCATCCCTTTTTTACGGGCACGCAGAAACTGATCGACACGGAAGGTCGCGTCGAGCGGTTCCGGAAAAAGTACAAGAAGAAATAA